The nucleotide sequence cagatctccctgctGCTaactccattctctttccttaaGACAGGTGTTGAAGGCAGGTTTGTTGCCCCCGTCCCCATTTATACACAGGAGCATCAGAGGCTGCGGATCTAACGGCCTTTGGGGTCTCGCTCCTCATTcacgctgtgtgtgtgtgtctctctgtatccCAGGGCAGTGAGATCCAGGACCCTGCCTACGTGGATAGCGAGAACGCCCTCAGAGAGTCCGATCTCTTTCCTGAGGACGAGGCCATGACGCTGGCCCAGCCCGAAGTCCTTCATGAGTCTGACATGGACAGCGCCATTGACAGTGCCCCAAGTCTGGAAGTATCTGACATGAGTCCAGGAGAGGAGAAGGATGGGGTCCTCGGAGGCCTCTTTCTTCCAGGTGACAAGTAAGTCTAACGCCCCTAGGGCTGATGATAGCCTCTCCTGCTCAGGTCCAGTTGAGGAggattcctccttccctttcacaTTGTGAGCTGATGGGCAGACAACTGTGCTGGTGCTGGGACAGGGGGATGCCCCTTAAAgggtagaggggaagggaataagcattatctcgagcctactatgtgccaatcatcTGACTGGATCCGTTCAACCACCTGTGAGATAGAtggtattatcatctccattttacagctgagtaaacCGAGGCAggcatgttaagtgacttgcccagggtcatacagctggtgagtgtctgagaccagatcggAACTCGGGTCCTCccgactctatccactgtgccaccaggttTGGATGATTTGGAGGTGGGAAGAGCACCAGGTGGACTGAAGAGCTGAGCTGCCCATTAGTGGATGGCTAATGGTTGTGAAATCAGATCTAGCTCTTCTACTTATTACCcacgtgaccctggccaagtttcttctcctctctgaatCTTGTTTTCTGCTTCTATaaaactgtgtgaccccaggcaaatcagcGAATTTCCTAGTCATGCAGCCACATTCGAGTCTGAACTCAGTCCAGACCAGTTCCTTATACATGAGCACagatggggaggagaagagggatcaggaacgctcccccccccccccccccccccgggaagtagcacttgagctgaggtGCTGAGGAGCACAAGTgaggagacaggagggagggcattccaggcacgcTCAGAGCCGGCAGCAGAGGTGTCGTTCATGAGAAACAGCGAGACAGGCCGGCGAGGCTGGGCCAGAGCGGGGAGACGGTATCAAGTGTGGGGAGGTGGGCCGGAGCCAGATCAGAAAGGCCTTTAAGTGTCCAAAAGGTGCTTCTCTTGGTCTTCCAGGTCATTTATCCCCAATCCATCCGCAACATCCGATCTCTCCACACACTCGACAGCCTCTCTCATCAGTAATGAAGAGCAATTTGAAGACTACGGGGAAGGGGAGGACGTGGACTTTAACCCCAGCAGCCCCTGTCCTGATGATGAAGCCAGAACCAACGTCTACTCTGACCTGGGGTCCTCCGTGTCTTCCAGGTGGCTGCTCCGGGTCCGGGCTGGGAAATAGGACTCGATTAGGGTTTAGGATTCAGAGAAGAGATGGGAGAGCAACTTGGTGCTTTTCTACCAAGGGAAATAGGGCAGAACTGCTCTTGGAGAGGCAGCCTGGTGCCTGGCCCGACGTaaacattgaataaatgcttgtagaccgACTGACTGACCATCCTGCCTCATTTAGGACCTGCAGCTAGCAGCCTGGGCTGGGGTCAGCTTGAGCCAGCTGTCACTGGTTGTTCAGTTTTCAGTAGGAGCATTTACTTCTCAGAAATCAGTAACcttgcaaatcagggcttgatttattcgggtttctttttccatcatctagatataagaaagtgatggagaaaatagtaaTAGGACAGATTAAATGAAGAAGTGTGTCCTGCATACATCCCTCCCACCCTGCcagagccggttgttaaacatttcctagcaTATCCCTGGCTCTGAGTCAGGTGTCTCAGGCATGGTTGCCTCTGACCCTAGTTCATTCTGTAGTGGACACTCCTCCCTGGGGGTTGGGAACAAGAAGACTTGACTCTGCATGACAGCTTTTGTCAAGAGCTACTgatgtctctttttctgtctctaccAACCACTCATCTCATACCTGGGAAAGATGCCAATTGGAATTTATCTGGGGAAATTGCTGAGAGGCAAGGGTCCCTACTTAGACCTCAGACCTCGGTCTTCCTAGCCTTTAAATGGGCACAAACCTACTTAACTGCCTTCCACTCTCTCCCTCCAGGATATTGTAAGGATTCTAGATCTAACCAGTACCAGGGGTGATTTCTGTCATTGAATTGCTCCCAGCATTTCTAGGGAGTTCAGACTTTCCTGAAGTGCacgcactgaatttggagtcagcagacatctaagttcaaatccagtcccgaACATTTGCTAGTTTGGTGAACCTAGTCATGACATTAAATTTCATCACTTATAATATGGAGCTTATGATAATAAAAAATACGTGTAGCATACACCCCACTGGGTTGTGAGGAGCCAATCCGACTGTGTGCTTGCATTTGCGAACCTAAAAAGTACTacggtggtggtggttgtttatttttatcatgGGACCTCAGCTCAGGAGGATGTTTTAACCAGTTAGATTAGGCAGATGATAAGTAAAGTTATCTCCTTCCCACCAACAAACAGCGCAGGACAGACCCCTAGAAAAACGAGGCACGTCTACAACAATGAACTGCTGGATGTGTACTGCTCTCAGTGCTGTAAGAAGATCAGTCTGCTGAATGATTTGGAAGCCAGGCTGAAGAATCTGAAGGCCAACAGGTGAGCAAGCATCAGCCCTAGAGAGGATTTCTGGATTCTTTGGATCCGGCTTTGACCTGAAGGAACATGAATGAGAGGAATGCATTCACCCTCTGCCATCCTGGGCCAGAGAGGGATTGTGTCTGCCCAGCCAGCAGGTCAGCTTAGTCCCTCCAGTGGGTCTGCGTAGGGGAGTTTGTAAGGCAGAGCATGGGCTGAGAGGTCAGATGACTTTCATTGGAATCCTGGcattgctgtgtgatcttgggcaatcaCTTTACTTCCCAAGGATTCGgtccttctataaaatgaggggattggataggtgccctctgaggtccctgctagCACAAAATCTACAATCCTTTAACCTATGATCATAAGATTTAACCTGCTGAGGAGCAGGTTCTTGGGATGTGTAAATAGCTGAGGGCCTGACCCGCTGCTGACTAGGGAGAAAGTTGGGACAAGCCTTTCCTGTGCTGGGATGAGAAGAGAATGGCCAGGCAAGGGCTTGGAGGTGGGAAAACACAGGGGAGTGTTCACAGAGCAGCAAATACAATCCCATTTTATGTAGACTAACTGGGGAAGGGAGCTTCCCCTACCTCCCTGTGTTGTTTCAAAGAATATCTGTGAGGcatctttttccccccaaaccttgATCATGAATGTGATCGATGGTCTGTTTTGAGTTAAGACCAAGGCTGGTCTcagttatttcttctttcctctcctctagcCCCAACCGGAAGATCTCTAGCACTGCATTTGGACGGTAAGACTCTCTCTTGTGGGTTTCTCTGGgacttaatgttttatttttacttatctgTATGACTTGAGAtagcccctcttccctcccctgacTTCTCTGTCCCACCCTCAGGCAGCACTCTGGACCCTTAACAGAGTTGACATTAAGTGATGGGACATGCCAAGCGTAACTGTCCAACAGAAGTTTGTCCCTCTGTCCTGACAGCTGTACAAAAAACCAGCGTTGATTCTGTTCCCCCAGACTAGAAGATCCCTGAGTGAGAAAATGCAGCCATGTGAACATTGACCCTTGGCCCTAATTATGCTAAACCCTggggagacacagagaaaaacaaactagttcttgtcctcaaaaagcttccaTTTTGGCGTTCGCAGGCAACTCATGCATAGCAGCAATTTCAGCAGTAGTAACGGCAGCACCGAGGACCTGTTCCGGGACAGCATTGACTCCTGTGACAACGACCTCACAGAGAAGGTGAGAGCAGGCTGAGGTTTCCATCTGCACCCTTGTTTCTCATTGGGCATTGGGGGCTTACGAAGAGAATCTGAACTGTTTACAttgagggatgggggtgggacgTGGAAGGAGCAACAGATGTTGTAACAGTGTATCCCAAGCCACTGGAAGTCCCAGGGCACTGTTAGGAGTCCGTGGGGAAGTCAATACAgcagtacctactgtgtgttttACTGGGAGGGAGGCAAGGGGGTATGCATGTACACATCTGCACAATCCTGAAATGGGGACCTTTGTTCCTCCTGCATTTTTTAACCACACGCAAGCCTGAGATGCTCTGTCCCCTCAATCCACCCATTCCGATTTCTTGCTGTTATATGTAGGTGAGCTTCCTGGAAAAAAAGGTGACCGAGCTAGAGAATGACAGCCTGACCAACGGAGACCTGAAGAGCAAATTGAAACAAGAGAACACACAGCTGGTCCATAGGTAGTGACACACCCACCCTTCCTGAGAAAGGGGCAGGCTGGAAGCTGTGCcactggggaaggggagagggacaaAGAAGGGAGGATCTGGGCCGCTGGGGAAGTCAAGATCTGGACCCCCAGTCACAGAGGGGTTATAGCAAgagggcagtggatagaacattgatGGCAGAAGACCCATTTGACCCCAGGGGCTGTTTCTCCGCAGGGTACATGAGCTGGAAGAGATTATGAAAGACCAGGAGACGACGGCGGAGCAGACCCTGGAGGAGGAGATCAGACGGCATCGGGAGTTGTTCagcaagctggagaaggagaagggcaCTGAGATCGAGCTGCTAAACACAAGGTGTGTGTCTCACTCTCTGGCCTTCATTCTATGGTTTGTCAGCCCCACGGACGATATTTGGAATATTGgatgaaaatatttgaaatattggatgaaaataataataccatTGATACAGTgattaaagatttgcaaagtactttacatccaCGGATCCTCACAAGGACCAGGTGAGGTAGGTACCATGTGTATTAGCTCCAATTTACAGATCAGAAGACCCAGACttcagagcttacattctatttgtgATAAGAATGCCCAGAAGAACTTAAAACCCTTTTATGTTTATAATCCAAAGAATCCTCGCCCTGTCCCTCTAAGTTAAGAAGAAACAggtaatatccccattttagagcttgagaaatgactttctcaggggcACCCAGGCACATTAGGGGCAGAGCCCCTGTGATGCTCTCTTCACTCCCAGGGCTTTGTCAGCTGTTGAGTTTGGTTATGTTGATggaacccaaggacctaaaagaaaCCAGAGGCTAATTTAAATCAGGAAAATGTGTTTGCAGGGCTGGCGGGCTACCTTTTAACCTCCTGACACATTCTCTATGATCCGatgacaccagcctcctggctcttccaccAACAAGACCCCCCATCTCTTGgctcagggcattttctctgtctgtcccctgTACCTGAAACTCACTCCCTCTTCCATACTGACTGCTGGCCTGCCTGGCTTTTTCATTAAGTCCTAACTAGAAtcccatctcctacaggaagccttccccaacccctcttagttCCAGtggcttccctctgttaattatctcttttttatcCCATGTAGAGCTCACTTTTTATATATtggttttcatattgtctcccccattggtttgtaaactcattgagggcagggactgacttttgcttctttttgtctccccagtgtttagcacagttcctggcacatagtaggtgcttagtaaatgtctcTTAAATTGAGAATGGCGTGGGATGATAGATTTAAAGCGGTACaggaccttggaggccacttAGGCCTATCCccttgttttccagatgaggagacGGAGGCCCAGGGCAGGCCtggtgacttgctccaggtcacatagttaataagcatGTAGGAaagggggatttgaactcaggtcttcctggcacaAAGTCCAGCACTATCCACCATGGCATGCTGCTTCTCAGGTCCATGGCAGtcttactggggaatggggtatgGTTGGGAAGGGAGTtgaaagcactggacctgggttcaaattctgccttggacacTCACCAGTTGTATGCCTGTCACATAACCCTTCTGcctgcctcgatttcctcatctataaaacaaggatagTAATCTTCATACTCCCTCCCTTTATGGCTTTGCTTGAGAACAGGCTTTCTTGGAGTGGGACTTTGAGTGAGTCTCTTgcattctctgggttttcatttcCCCATGTTTCAAACGAGGGGGCCAGGTCCAGATGATCCCCAGTACTAATGTTCTCTGGTTCCCTGAGGCAGGATATTAGGAGAGCAGACCTCCTGAGGAGGGCTAGAAGTCACCTGGGATGCCAGCTCTGCGGGCTGCTTTTGATGCTGAAAACAGCAGCCTTCAGTCCTCTGCACAAAGGATAGTCTGGAGTC is from Trichosurus vulpecula isolate mTriVul1 chromosome 7, mTriVul1.pri, whole genome shotgun sequence and encodes:
- the RAB11FIP4 gene encoding rab11 family-interacting protein 4, translating into MRSPPAPPSQGSEIQDPAYVDSENALRESDLFPEDEAMTLAQPEVLHESDMDSAIDSAPSLEVSDMSPGEEKDGVLGGLFLPGDKSFIPNPSATSDLSTHSTASLISNEEQFEDYGEGEDVDFNPSSPCPDDEARTNVYSDLGSSVSSSAGQTPRKTRHVYNNELLDVYCSQCCKKISLLNDLEARLKNLKANSPNRKISSTAFGRQLMHSSNFSSSNGSTEDLFRDSIDSCDNDLTEKVSFLEKKVTELENDSLTNGDLKSKLKQENTQLVHRVHELEEIMKDQETTAEQTLEEEIRRHRELFSKLEKEKGTEIELLNTRVQQLEEENTELRTTVTRLKSQTEKLDEERQRMSDRLEDTSLRLKDEMDLYKRMMDKLRQNRIEYHKEREATQELIEDLRKELEHLQLYKLDCERPGRGRSSSSSMSEFNARAREIELEHEIKRLKQENQKLRDQNDDLNGQILSLSLYEAKNLFATQTKAQSLAAEIDSASRDELMEALKEQEEINYRLRQYMDKIILAILDHNPSILEIKN